In a single window of the Oryctolagus cuniculus chromosome 9, mOryCun1.1, whole genome shotgun sequence genome:
- the LOC103348991 gene encoding killer cell lectin-like receptor subfamily E member 1 isoform X2 yields MNEESIICATQNQKQKHTTKSNLKNKFNSNQVPLTKGEPTQHTRFTKFRTTAAEDITGEGYFSPFPWRLISVVLGVLSLVLMATTITVAVFTANSSFKRTSLATPQKENLCPGPLYHPCPKNWVWFKFSCYYFSKEELSWRESQRACSSLNASLMRMNSEEMAADKHWLWENDSAVPPDMFPLALPHNQQACLSYKSRGVYASETCENKQTYICKSQLIHSMNS; encoded by the exons aTGAATGAGGAGTCCATAATTTGTGCTACACaaaaccagaagcagaagcaCACAACAAAAAGCAaccttaagaataaatttaattcaAACCAAGTGCCATTAACCAAGGGGGAGCCAACACAGCACACACGTTTTACAAAGTTCAGAACCACAGCAGCGGAAGATATCACTGGTGAAG GATATTTCTCCCCTTTTCCGTGGAGGCTCATATCTGTGGTGCTCGGTGTCCTGAGCCTTGTCCTGATGGCCACAACCATCACAGTGGCTGTTTTTACTGCAAACT CATCTTTCAAAAGAACGTCTCTTGCAACCCCACAAAAAG AAAATCTTTGTCCAGGACCTCTTTATCACCCTTGTCCAAAGAATTGGGTATGGTTCAAATTCAGTTGCTACTACTTCTCCAAGGAAGAGTTAAGTTGGAGAGAGAGTCAACGTGCCTGCTCATCTCTCAATGCCAGTCTCATGAGGATGAACAGTGAAGAGATG GCAGCTGATAAGCACTGGCTATGGGAAAATGATTCGGCTGTTCCCCCTGATAT GTTTCCTCTTGCTCTGCCTCACAATCAACAAGCCTGTCTTTCTTATAAATCAAGAGGAGTTTATGCGAGTGAAACATGTGAGAATAAACAGACTTATATTTGTAAGAGTCAGCTTATTCATTCTATGAATTCATAG
- the LOC103348991 gene encoding killer cell lectin-like receptor subfamily E member 1 isoform X1 → MNEESIICATQNQKQKHTTKSNLKNKFNSNQVPLTKGEPTQHTRFTKFRTTAAEDITGEGYFSPFPWRLISVVLGVLSLVLMATTITVAVFTANSSFKRTSLATPQKENLCPGPLYHPCPKNWVWFKFSCYYFSKEELSWRESQRACSSLNASLMRMNSEEMHFFSLKSFFWIGIYRKAADKHWLWENDSAVPPDMFPLALPHNQQACLSYKSRGVYASETCENKQTYICKSQLIHSMNS, encoded by the exons aTGAATGAGGAGTCCATAATTTGTGCTACACaaaaccagaagcagaagcaCACAACAAAAAGCAaccttaagaataaatttaattcaAACCAAGTGCCATTAACCAAGGGGGAGCCAACACAGCACACACGTTTTACAAAGTTCAGAACCACAGCAGCGGAAGATATCACTGGTGAAG GATATTTCTCCCCTTTTCCGTGGAGGCTCATATCTGTGGTGCTCGGTGTCCTGAGCCTTGTCCTGATGGCCACAACCATCACAGTGGCTGTTTTTACTGCAAACT CATCTTTCAAAAGAACGTCTCTTGCAACCCCACAAAAAG AAAATCTTTGTCCAGGACCTCTTTATCACCCTTGTCCAAAGAATTGGGTATGGTTCAAATTCAGTTGCTACTACTTCTCCAAGGAAGAGTTAAGTTGGAGAGAGAGTCAACGTGCCTGCTCATCTCTCAATGCCAGTCTCATGAGGATGAACAGTGAAGAGATG CATTTCTTCTCTTTGAAATCTTTCTTTTGGATCGGCATCTACCGTAAGGCAGCTGATAAGCACTGGCTATGGGAAAATGATTCGGCTGTTCCCCCTGATAT GTTTCCTCTTGCTCTGCCTCACAATCAACAAGCCTGTCTTTCTTATAAATCAAGAGGAGTTTATGCGAGTGAAACATGTGAGAATAAACAGACTTATATTTGTAAGAGTCAGCTTATTCATTCTATGAATTCATAG